From the Bacteroidia bacterium genome, one window contains:
- the secA gene encoding preprotein translocase subunit SecA: protein MLDFVNKTVAKIFGNKSGRDIKKLQPEVAHINEYYDTLKDLSHDELREKTTIFKARIAEFLKEIDDEVAALKEETETNEELEASEKDEIYKRIDTLTAKRDEELEVVLNELLPEAFAVVKETARRFKENEKMEVAATQLDRDLAARPNRDHIIINGDKAVFINRWKAAGNEIIWDMVHYDVQLVGGIVLHQGKIAEMATGEGKTLVSTLPAYLNALSGQGVHLVTVNDYLARRDCEWNAPIFEFLGITVDCIEYHRPNSEARRKAYQAGITYGTNNEFGFDYLRDNMARDPEDMVQRKPHYAMVDEVDSVLIDDARTPLIISGPSKGSDEDQKRFYELKPRVERLLKAQRDLLSKVLADAKVKYKEGDEKEAGFLLLRAYRGLPKNKALIKFLSEHGVKALLQKTENFYMQDQSKEMHKVDEVLYFVIDEKNNSIELAEKGTDLITAQGEDPEFFILPDVGTYLADIEKADVPDEEKIHRKDELMRDFAIKSERIHTINQLVKAYTLFENDVEYILADNKIKIVDEQTGRVMEGRRYSDGLHQAIEAKENVKVEASTQTFATVTLQNYFRMYHKLCGMTGTAETEAGEFWQIYKLDVVVIPTNRPIVRDDREDLVFKTVREKFNGVIEEIQELVNQGRPILVGTTSVEISELLSRMMKMRGIKHNVLNAKQHQREAEIVAEAGKAGNVTIATNMAGRGTDIKLREGVKEAGGLAIIGTERHESRRVDRQLRGRAGRQGDPGSSQFYVSLEDNLMRLFGSARIAKFMDRLGLKEGEEIQHSMITKSIERAQRKVEENNFGIRKRLLEYDDVMNSQREVIYKRRRHALYGERLSVDLDNMLTDLCEELVITYQATADFQGFNLELMRLLAVQSPFTETEFVEKDAREISEKLHLFLQREYKHKNDVIVETALPVLKKVHQTRGETVENIVVPFSDGTRYLQVVANLKKALETNGKSLIRAFEKMATLAMIDEAWKEHLRELDDLKQSVQAAVYEQKDPLIIYKMESFKLFQEMVTRVNKEVLSMLFLGKLPQPDPDQVREARVRQKADMSQMQTSRAEGVVAAKENGQRENQKAEPVRVADKVGRNDPCPCGSGKKYKHCHGKNA from the coding sequence ATGCTTGATTTTGTAAATAAAACGGTTGCTAAAATATTTGGCAATAAATCTGGAAGAGATATAAAAAAGTTACAGCCCGAAGTAGCCCACATCAACGAATACTATGACACGCTGAAAGATCTCAGCCATGATGAACTGAGGGAGAAAACGACCATCTTCAAAGCCCGGATCGCTGAATTTCTTAAAGAAATAGATGACGAAGTAGCTGCACTGAAAGAGGAGACGGAAACCAATGAAGAACTCGAAGCTTCTGAAAAAGATGAAATCTATAAGAGAATTGATACGCTGACGGCAAAGCGTGATGAAGAATTGGAGGTCGTGCTCAATGAGCTTTTGCCGGAAGCATTTGCTGTAGTTAAAGAAACCGCCCGTAGATTCAAGGAAAACGAGAAGATGGAGGTTGCCGCAACGCAGCTCGACCGCGATCTGGCGGCAAGACCCAATCGTGATCATATTATCATCAACGGAGATAAGGCCGTATTCATTAACCGGTGGAAGGCTGCCGGAAATGAGATTATCTGGGACATGGTGCATTACGATGTGCAGCTTGTTGGTGGTATCGTGCTTCATCAGGGCAAGATCGCAGAAATGGCTACTGGTGAGGGTAAGACGCTCGTATCCACACTTCCGGCCTATCTGAATGCTTTGTCCGGCCAGGGCGTCCATCTGGTAACGGTGAATGATTACCTGGCAAGGAGGGACTGCGAATGGAATGCTCCCATCTTCGAATTTCTCGGTATTACAGTGGATTGCATTGAATACCACCGCCCAAATTCCGAAGCCCGCAGAAAAGCTTACCAGGCAGGCATTACTTATGGCACCAACAACGAGTTTGGCTTCGATTACCTCCGCGACAATATGGCACGCGATCCTGAAGACATGGTGCAGCGCAAGCCTCATTACGCGATGGTGGATGAGGTGGATTCTGTACTGATAGATGATGCACGAACTCCGCTCATTATCTCTGGCCCGTCCAAAGGAAGCGATGAGGATCAGAAGCGTTTTTACGAACTGAAACCACGGGTAGAGAGGTTGCTCAAAGCGCAGCGTGATCTGCTGTCAAAAGTATTGGCTGACGCAAAGGTGAAGTACAAAGAGGGTGACGAAAAGGAAGCCGGTTTCTTATTGCTCCGGGCATACCGTGGATTACCCAAAAATAAAGCATTGATCAAATTTCTGAGTGAGCATGGTGTTAAAGCCCTTCTTCAGAAAACCGAGAATTTTTATATGCAGGACCAAAGCAAGGAAATGCATAAAGTGGATGAGGTTCTTTATTTTGTAATTGATGAAAAAAATAACTCCATTGAGCTGGCAGAAAAAGGAACGGACCTGATCACAGCCCAGGGAGAGGATCCTGAATTTTTTATCCTTCCTGATGTGGGGACCTACCTGGCGGATATTGAGAAGGCTGATGTACCGGATGAGGAGAAGATCCATCGCAAGGATGAACTGATGCGGGATTTTGCCATAAAGTCAGAACGCATACACACCATCAATCAGCTTGTAAAGGCTTATACCCTTTTCGAGAATGATGTGGAATATATTTTAGCTGATAATAAAATAAAAATTGTAGATGAACAGACAGGCCGGGTGATGGAAGGCCGGAGGTATTCTGACGGGCTGCACCAGGCAATTGAGGCAAAGGAGAATGTAAAGGTGGAAGCCAGTACCCAGACATTCGCCACTGTAACCCTGCAAAACTATTTCAGGATGTACCACAAACTCTGTGGAATGACCGGTACGGCTGAGACGGAAGCCGGTGAGTTCTGGCAGATCTATAAGCTTGACGTTGTGGTGATTCCCACCAACCGCCCTATCGTTCGGGATGACCGGGAGGATTTAGTGTTTAAAACTGTACGGGAAAAATTTAATGGTGTAATTGAAGAAATACAGGAGCTTGTAAACCAGGGACGTCCTATTCTGGTAGGGACAACTTCAGTAGAGATCTCAGAATTGCTGAGCCGGATGATGAAAATGCGGGGCATTAAGCATAATGTTCTGAATGCCAAGCAACACCAGCGTGAGGCAGAAATTGTTGCCGAGGCCGGAAAAGCTGGAAATGTGACAATTGCCACCAACATGGCTGGCCGGGGTACAGACATTAAACTCCGGGAGGGGGTGAAGGAAGCTGGTGGTTTAGCCATTATCGGTACTGAACGCCATGAAAGCAGGCGCGTAGACAGGCAGTTGCGCGGACGGGCAGGACGCCAGGGAGATCCCGGATCTTCTCAGTTTTACGTATCTCTCGAAGATAACCTGATGCGGCTTTTTGGCAGTGCCCGGATCGCAAAATTCATGGACCGCCTCGGATTGAAAGAAGGAGAGGAGATCCAGCACAGCATGATCACCAAATCCATCGAACGGGCGCAGCGAAAGGTGGAAGAGAACAACTTTGGTATCAGGAAGCGCCTTCTGGAATATGATGATGTGATGAACTCACAACGTGAGGTTATTTACAAACGCAGAAGGCATGCACTTTATGGAGAACGGCTTTCGGTAGACCTTGACAACATGCTCACCGATCTTTGTGAGGAACTGGTAATTACGTACCAGGCCACAGCCGATTTCCAGGGTTTCAACCTCGAGTTGATGAGATTGCTGGCTGTGCAAAGCCCATTTACTGAAACGGAATTTGTAGAGAAAGATGCCAGAGAAATATCTGAGAAACTCCATCTTTTCCTGCAAAGGGAGTATAAGCACAAGAATGATGTGATCGTTGAAACAGCCTTGCCCGTACTTAAAAAAGTGCATCAAACGCGTGGAGAAACCGTGGAAAATATTGTTGTGCCTTTCAGTGATGGAACCCGCTATCTGCAGGTAGTGGCAAACTTGAAGAAGGCGCTGGAAACGAATGGGAAAAGCCTCATCAGGGCCTTTGAGAAAATGGCCACGCTTGCAATGATAGACGAGGCATGGAAAGAACACCTCCGTGAACTGGATGATCTGAAACAGAGTGTGCAGGCGGCAGTATATGAGCAGAAAGATCCATTGATCATTTATAAAATGGAATCTTTTAAACTCTTCCAGGAAATGGTAACGAGGGTGAACAAGGAGGTGCTTTCAATGCTTTTCCTGGGTAAATTGCCACAGCCTGATCCCGATCAGGTGAGAGAAGCCCGCGTACGGCAGAAAGCTGATATGAGCCAGATGCAGACAAGCCGGGCAGAAGGCGTGGTGGCAGCCAAAGAAAATGGCCAGCGTGAAAACCAAAAAGCGGAGCCGGTAAGGGTTGCTGATAAAGTGGGACGGAATGACCCTTGCCCTTGCGGAAGCGGAAAAAAATACAAGCACTGTCATGGAAAAAATGCTTAA
- the purD gene encoding phosphoribosylamine--glycine ligase codes for MNILLLGAGGREHALAWKILQSADCGQLYIAPGNAGTNSSGVNLDFEATDFEAIAAAVKEYNIALVISGPEQPLAEGLVDYFRENEALKNIPVFGPDQAAARLESSKSFAKHFMQKYNIPTAEFREFQSYELQQALEYIDGHELPVVIKVDGLAGGKGVIIPETGEEARQELINILEEKKFGQAGNKVVIEQFLSGRELSVFVLTDGKEYVMMPTAKDYKRLLAGDKGPNTGGMGAVSPVPFADAALMQRIEDQIVRPTLEGIRRERMHYRGFLYFGLMEVEGRPFVIEYNVRLGDPEAEVVVPRIKSDLLSAIFDTARGALKSQSLEVDPRNAITVMLVSGGYPASYEKGKVISGLEKCEDCLVFHAGTKNFEDKVITNGGRVLSITALADTLEEARKMAYREANKIDFANKEYREDIGNDLLN; via the coding sequence ATGAATATATTATTACTTGGCGCAGGTGGCCGGGAACATGCGCTCGCCTGGAAGATTTTGCAGAGTGCGGATTGCGGCCAGCTCTACATTGCGCCCGGAAATGCCGGAACCAATTCATCCGGTGTCAACCTGGATTTTGAGGCCACTGATTTTGAAGCGATTGCTGCAGCGGTGAAAGAGTACAATATAGCGCTGGTAATCTCCGGACCGGAACAGCCCCTGGCAGAAGGGCTTGTGGATTATTTCAGAGAAAATGAGGCGTTGAAAAATATTCCGGTTTTTGGTCCTGACCAAGCAGCCGCCCGCCTGGAGAGCAGCAAAAGTTTCGCAAAACATTTCATGCAGAAATACAATATTCCAACGGCCGAATTCCGTGAATTTCAGAGCTACGAACTGCAGCAAGCGCTGGAATATATAGATGGGCACGAGCTGCCGGTGGTCATAAAGGTGGATGGACTGGCAGGAGGGAAAGGCGTCATCATTCCTGAAACGGGGGAGGAAGCACGACAGGAACTGATAAATATACTGGAAGAAAAGAAGTTTGGGCAGGCAGGTAACAAGGTGGTAATAGAGCAGTTCCTGAGCGGCAGAGAGCTTTCTGTTTTCGTGCTGACGGATGGGAAGGAGTATGTGATGATGCCCACCGCCAAAGATTATAAACGGCTGCTTGCGGGCGACAAAGGCCCGAATACCGGTGGGATGGGCGCTGTATCTCCGGTGCCGTTTGCGGATGCAGCGTTGATGCAAAGGATAGAAGATCAGATAGTGCGTCCAACACTTGAGGGAATTCGCAGGGAGAGAATGCACTACCGCGGATTCCTCTACTTTGGGTTGATGGAGGTAGAGGGCCGGCCTTTCGTTATAGAATACAACGTTCGATTAGGAGACCCGGAAGCGGAGGTGGTGGTGCCCCGGATCAAGTCAGATCTTTTATCCGCCATTTTTGATACGGCAAGAGGCGCTCTGAAATCCCAATCTCTCGAAGTTGATCCCCGCAATGCCATTACCGTAATGCTGGTTTCCGGAGGATATCCCGCAAGCTATGAAAAAGGAAAGGTGATCTCAGGGCTGGAAAAATGCGAGGATTGCCTGGTATTTCATGCCGGAACCAAAAATTTTGAAGATAAAGTGATAACTAATGGAGGCCGCGTTCTTTCCATTACTGCCTTAGCCGATACGCTTGAAGAAGCCCGCAAGATGGCTTATCGCGAAGCAAATAAAATTGACTTTGCAAACAAGGAATACCGGGAAGATATAGGGAATGATCTTTTGAATTAA
- a CDS encoding septum formation initiator family protein — MKRKHLLLLRNKYLLVAIFMLVWLVFFDRNNIFERIEAEWHHYQLRQDKAYYLEKIEETKAMKEELFSDEAKLEKFAREKYLMKKDIEDIFIIVKKEK; from the coding sequence ATGAAAAGGAAACATCTTCTGCTGCTTCGGAATAAGTATCTTTTAGTAGCGATCTTTATGTTGGTCTGGCTTGTATTTTTCGATCGCAATAACATCTTCGAGCGGATAGAAGCCGAATGGCACCACTACCAGTTGAGGCAGGACAAGGCGTACTATCTGGAGAAAATTGAAGAAACAAAGGCAATGAAGGAGGAACTTTTCAGTGATGAAGCGAAACTGGAAAAATTTGCCCGCGAAAAATATTTAATGAAAAAGGATATTGAGGATATTTTTATAATAGTAAAGAAAGAAAAATAG
- a CDS encoding SPOR domain-containing protein, with amino-acid sequence MKILLILTILTGIPAVVAAQIELCEEISPVEGWVDIHSSDQLDSLLSQRLMENERKEGMSGYRLQIYFGTSKDEAMKARTEFLKEFSDEEAYINYEKPYFTIRVGDFRDRFEAQRMLRDVREEYPGAIVVADKKVQFPPLRSSR; translated from the coding sequence ATGAAAATCCTGCTGATACTGACCATACTTACTGGTATACCTGCCGTGGTAGCTGCACAAATTGAACTTTGCGAGGAAATAAGCCCGGTGGAGGGCTGGGTGGATATTCACAGCTCTGACCAGCTAGATTCGCTTTTATCGCAACGATTAATGGAAAACGAGAGAAAGGAAGGAATGTCAGGTTATCGCCTGCAGATCTATTTCGGAACCAGCAAGGATGAAGCAATGAAAGCCCGAACGGAATTCCTGAAAGAGTTTTCGGACGAGGAAGCGTATATAAATTATGAAAAACCCTACTTCACCATTCGTGTGGGGGATTTCCGTGACAGGTTCGAAGCGCAAAGGATGCTCAGGGATGTGAGGGAAGAATATCCCGGTGCTATTGTGGTAGCTGATAAAAAGGTGCAGTTTCCTCCGCTCCGGAGCAGCCGTTAA
- a CDS encoding DUF502 domain-containing protein, with the protein MKNEHQMLPAKRDRSQVRVFLDYFLRGLLFLFPIAVTIYVIVATIQFLDNLIPVSIPGLGLMLVVGIITLIGYLVTIFLPDSLLRLIDQIMNRMPLVNIIYTSIKDLTEAFIGDKKKFKVPVMVEMTSNGVCKLGFLTRENLDVLNVKGYVAVYFPHSYNFSGNLFVVPVEKIKKLDANSTETMKFIVSGGVTGFGAEKEIVEEESERKIPR; encoded by the coding sequence ATGAAGAATGAGCACCAGATGTTACCGGCAAAGCGTGATAGATCACAGGTAAGGGTATTCCTTGATTATTTTCTACGGGGGCTTCTTTTCCTGTTTCCCATCGCAGTTACCATTTATGTAATTGTAGCCACAATTCAATTTTTGGATAACCTGATCCCGGTTAGCATACCGGGCCTGGGCCTGATGCTGGTGGTGGGCATTATTACCCTGATCGGATATCTGGTTACGATCTTTCTCCCGGATAGCCTGCTGAGGCTGATTGACCAAATCATGAACAGAATGCCGCTGGTGAATATTATTTATACGTCTATTAAGGATTTGACGGAAGCATTCATCGGAGACAAAAAGAAATTCAAGGTTCCGGTGATGGTAGAAATGACATCAAACGGAGTTTGTAAACTGGGATTTTTAACCCGTGAAAATTTAGACGTGTTGAATGTAAAAGGCTATGTGGCCGTTTATTTTCCCCATTCCTATAATTTTTCCGGAAATCTATTCGTTGTGCCCGTTGAAAAAATCAAGAAACTGGATGCAAACAGCACGGAAACAATGAAATTTATTGTTTCAGGAGGAGTAACAGGTTTTGGTGCTGAGAAGGAAATAGTGGAGGAGGAGTCTGAGAGAAAAATTCCCCGGTAA
- a CDS encoding zinc-dependent metalloprotease, which yields MIFPWHQSGAQVADGQRHCMTPEMSERLEERGMFPHFTTPSFKTEDKNQMVLVPVVFHVIHEDGQENLHDSLLQNQIEVLNEDYGRYGGGANDDPAGADARIRFCLASIDPNGNPSNGVVRVKSPLTDLLTEEEMLTKDLSRWPVERYLNIWIVRSIDGNSRTQGYSYYASQAANQPFDGVVMVYRFVGRNTPHSPIYRLGHTMSHEVGHYFNLPHPWGSDQSGEGGCDDDDGIDDTPLCSGQFFASPPLCPEPEQCGFVRQTANFMDYSTDDCMNVFTAGQKKAMRDAIFTYRPELTTFTNLVESGCQEDFIDYSEVTEDELDIYYRQDDQSLILNALFDDRESVTVMVYNVQGKLLGERTFPEILIAQQKISLGTLSSGLYVVKALYGGIAKTVKIVVY from the coding sequence ATGATCTTTCCCTGGCATCAGTCCGGAGCTCAGGTGGCGGATGGCCAGCGCCATTGCATGACGCCAGAAATGTCTGAACGGCTGGAAGAGCGGGGAATGTTTCCCCATTTTACTACCCCGTCATTTAAAACTGAGGATAAAAATCAAATGGTATTGGTGCCGGTGGTTTTTCATGTGATACATGAGGATGGGCAGGAAAACTTGCACGATTCGCTGTTGCAGAATCAAATTGAGGTACTGAACGAGGATTATGGACGCTATGGTGGCGGAGCCAATGACGATCCTGCCGGAGCCGATGCGCGCATCCGATTTTGCCTCGCCAGCATTGATCCTAATGGCAATCCCTCAAATGGCGTTGTACGCGTCAAAAGTCCGCTGACCGATTTGCTTACCGAAGAAGAAATGCTGACAAAAGATCTTAGCCGTTGGCCGGTGGAGCGGTACCTGAATATCTGGATCGTTCGCTCCATTGATGGAAATAGCCGTACTCAGGGTTATTCCTATTATGCCAGCCAGGCCGCCAACCAGCCTTTTGATGGAGTAGTTATGGTGTACAGGTTTGTGGGCAGAAATACGCCCCACAGCCCTATCTATAGGTTAGGCCATACCATGAGCCATGAAGTTGGCCATTACTTCAATCTGCCCCATCCCTGGGGTAGCGATCAAAGCGGTGAAGGAGGATGCGATGATGATGATGGAATTGATGATACGCCTTTATGCTCCGGGCAGTTCTTTGCCTCGCCACCCCTCTGTCCCGAACCTGAACAATGCGGTTTTGTGAGGCAGACGGCCAATTTCATGGACTATAGCACAGATGACTGCATGAATGTATTTACCGCAGGGCAAAAGAAAGCGATGCGCGATGCCATCTTTACCTACCGTCCGGAACTTACGACTTTTACGAACCTGGTGGAAAGCGGCTGCCAGGAAGATTTCATTGATTATAGTGAGGTAACGGAAGATGAACTTGATATCTATTATCGCCAGGATGACCAATCCCTCATACTGAATGCACTTTTTGATGACCGCGAATCAGTTACTGTGATGGTTTATAATGTACAGGGAAAGCTGTTAGGAGAGCGGACTTTTCCTGAAATCCTTATTGCACAACAAAAGATCTCACTAGGAACCCTTTCTTCCGGGTTATATGTAGTCAAGGCACTATATGGCGGAATAGCAAAGACGGTAAAAATTGTGGTTTATTAA
- a CDS encoding DinB family protein yields MREYPHLFDYDQNINLKLLDFAAAENITGRAIEIFAHIASALAVWHKRAAGDSTKVAIWPDQDLVQTRKDFLRVYSDWSRLLVEVSENDLERSVIYTNSKGERYGSTLREILDHLLLHGAYHRGQINLLLRQSGTEPLATDYIFFQRKTSEL; encoded by the coding sequence ATGAGAGAGTACCCCCATCTTTTTGATTATGATCAAAATATAAATCTTAAACTGCTGGATTTTGCTGCTGCTGAAAATATAACGGGACGAGCCATAGAAATTTTCGCGCATATAGCAAGTGCCCTGGCAGTGTGGCATAAACGTGCTGCCGGGGACAGTACAAAGGTTGCCATCTGGCCCGATCAGGACCTTGTGCAAACCCGGAAGGATTTTCTGCGGGTTTACAGCGACTGGAGCCGGTTGCTGGTGGAAGTCAGTGAGAATGATCTGGAACGATCAGTCATTTATACCAACTCTAAAGGAGAGCGCTATGGCTCCACACTAAGGGAAATCCTGGATCATTTGCTTTTGCATGGGGCCTATCACCGTGGGCAGATCAATCTCCTCCTGCGTCAAAGTGGAACGGAACCTCTGGCTACAGATTACATCTTCTTTCAACGCAAAACATCAGAGCTATAA
- the deoC gene encoding deoxyribose-phosphate aldolase, which translates to MEKMLNPVVTLASVIEHTLLRPDTSQDEITQLCKEAIKYKFYAVCVPQYFVKHAKKTLGKSKVKVVTVVGFPMGYSSINGKAEDCKKAINDKVDEIDMVMNIAALKSGNEAQVRDDIQSITTLCRINNILVKVIIETGLLTDEEIIKACNICTVAEVDFVKTSTGFNGPGASVEKVKMIREILPASIGIKASGGINDAETAMQMMEAGASRIGTSSGVKLIER; encoded by the coding sequence ATGGAAAAAATGCTTAACCCGGTGGTAACTCTTGCTTCAGTGATAGAACACACGCTGCTGAGGCCTGATACCAGCCAGGACGAAATAACACAGCTTTGCAAAGAAGCCATCAAGTATAAATTTTACGCAGTATGCGTACCGCAGTATTTTGTGAAGCATGCCAAAAAAACTTTGGGAAAGAGCAAGGTAAAAGTGGTCACTGTGGTAGGCTTTCCAATGGGGTACTCCAGCATAAACGGCAAAGCTGAAGACTGCAAAAAGGCTATTAATGACAAGGTGGATGAGATTGACATGGTCATGAACATTGCTGCTCTGAAATCCGGGAATGAAGCACAGGTGAGGGATGATATTCAAAGCATTACTACGCTATGCCGCATAAATAATATTCTGGTCAAGGTGATTATTGAAACCGGCCTCCTTACGGATGAGGAAATAATTAAAGCCTGTAATATCTGCACTGTTGCCGAGGTTGATTTTGTAAAAACGTCAACCGGCTTCAATGGCCCCGGTGCATCTGTCGAGAAAGTGAAAATGATACGGGAAATTTTGCCGGCTTCCATTGGGATCAAAGCATCGGGAGGAATAAATGATGCAGAAACGGCAATGCAGATGATGGAAGCAGGAGCAAGCCGGATCGGTACATCTTCAGGTGTTAAATTAATTGAGAGATGA
- a CDS encoding T9SS type A sorting domain-containing protein, producing MKKITTCLLVLLFMSFNALNAQQYVDVMTAGASGNDYATSIQTDASNNRFVAGMFSGSVQFGSTTLTSYGGLDIFVAKISPAGAYLWVRQIGGSGDELVSDLQLDQSGNCYLAGYYTGSAVMYSPTQSYNFVNDDGLKDFFAAKYTASGTAETAEIGNLSQPSEATAIAISSDNRVYICGSIDFGNDRDAFVLMTQFNGHSNTWFSTTASFDDEIATDLVVDNNGVVHVGGSFAGSIQITSTSSTYNADGDFSGYIAAYSSTGSFLQGFVYDGNSTGSGANVTDLHFANGRVYALGRYGGTVDLATGVAITSLGTLNTFITELNYNSSSSTYGLVSHKEIRGAGTVFGRNLFVKGNNMYVSGNFDNSLVAGSQTLNTSGMQDGFLMAYKNNNFDYSLLVEGSTNNQFGLGVVEDATGKVFQVGGFSATSNFDNITKNAAGQLDIFIAEITTTSGPQIALSYASTGVCAGSEIAVSVTATSSLDAGNQYSFELSDASGSFASPTSLGQFAGTTDLNEVLQLPFALAAGSGYKIRVNSSAPVLSDEGPAFAVYTAPAVKTIVGATTVASLDPIQYSVSQTTGSSFEWIITNGSQISGGNSNVVEVAWSDQHTSGSIRVVETNDNNCEGDTARLNVTIEDGVGIVQNQQDLKIRLFPNPATDFVQIEIPNTGGTMYQATLRDLQGRELTGKILRNDEESAKGEISLANFAEGIYILEIRDGQKVSSYRIVRTGK from the coding sequence ATGAAAAAAATTACAACTTGTCTTTTAGTGTTGCTTTTTATGTCATTCAATGCTTTGAATGCCCAGCAATATGTAGATGTGATGACAGCCGGTGCGTCCGGTAATGACTATGCCACCAGCATTCAGACAGATGCGAGCAACAATCGCTTTGTAGCCGGTATGTTCTCCGGCTCCGTGCAATTTGGTTCAACAACCCTTACCAGCTATGGCGGCCTGGATATTTTCGTTGCCAAGATTTCGCCTGCCGGAGCTTACCTCTGGGTTAGGCAGATCGGAGGATCGGGCGATGAGCTTGTCAGTGACCTCCAACTGGATCAGTCCGGAAACTGCTACCTGGCCGGTTATTATACGGGGAGTGCAGTCATGTATTCACCAACTCAAAGTTATAATTTTGTAAACGATGATGGCCTTAAGGATTTTTTCGCTGCAAAATACACAGCTTCAGGGACTGCTGAAACTGCAGAGATAGGTAACCTCTCGCAGCCCAGCGAGGCAACAGCAATCGCCATCAGTAGTGATAATCGTGTGTATATATGCGGGTCAATTGATTTTGGCAATGATCGCGATGCATTTGTGCTAATGACGCAATTCAACGGGCATTCAAATACCTGGTTTTCAACCACGGCCAGCTTCGATGATGAAATAGCAACTGATCTGGTGGTAGATAACAATGGAGTTGTACACGTGGGGGGTTCTTTTGCTGGCAGTATTCAAATTACTAGCACATCATCCACTTATAATGCGGATGGCGATTTCTCCGGTTATATCGCAGCCTATTCCTCCACCGGTTCATTTCTACAAGGGTTCGTATATGACGGCAACTCAACCGGTAGTGGCGCTAATGTAACTGATCTTCATTTTGCCAATGGACGCGTTTATGCCCTCGGCAGATATGGAGGAACAGTTGATTTGGCCACCGGGGTCGCAATAACGAGTTTAGGTACCTTAAATACGTTTATTACTGAGCTCAACTACAATTCTTCATCCTCTACGTATGGTTTGGTATCGCATAAGGAGATCAGGGGGGCAGGCACTGTGTTTGGCAGAAATTTATTTGTCAAAGGAAATAATATGTATGTTTCAGGAAATTTTGATAATAGCCTTGTAGCCGGCTCGCAAACCCTTAACACCAGTGGCATGCAAGATGGATTCCTGATGGCCTATAAGAATAATAACTTCGATTATTCCCTTTTGGTAGAAGGCAGCACAAATAATCAATTTGGACTTGGAGTTGTCGAGGATGCCACAGGAAAAGTTTTTCAGGTCGGAGGCTTTAGTGCTACATCCAACTTCGATAATATTACCAAGAATGCCGCTGGCCAGTTAGATATCTTTATAGCTGAAATCACGACCACGTCCGGGCCGCAGATTGCCCTTTCGTATGCATCAACAGGAGTATGTGCCGGAAGCGAAATAGCAGTTTCGGTTACCGCTACATCCTCTCTGGACGCAGGCAATCAATATAGCTTTGAACTTTCAGATGCGTCAGGATCATTTGCTTCCCCCACCTCGCTGGGACAATTTGCAGGAACCACTGACCTCAATGAAGTACTGCAGTTACCATTTGCTTTGGCAGCCGGCTCAGGTTATAAGATCCGGGTGAACTCTTCTGCCCCTGTGCTCTCAGATGAAGGCCCCGCTTTCGCTGTATATACCGCTCCTGCCGTCAAAACTATTGTAGGCGCTACCACTGTAGCTTCGTTAGATCCAATTCAATATTCCGTTTCTCAAACCACGGGATCTTCTTTTGAATGGATAATAACCAATGGAAGCCAAATCAGCGGTGGCAACAGTAACGTGGTAGAAGTGGCGTGGAGTGATCAACATACGTCCGGCAGCATCAGGGTGGTAGAGACCAATGACAATAATTGCGAAGGCGATACAGCCCGCCTCAATGTAACAATTGAAGATGGAGTAGGCATCGTTCAAAACCAACAAGACCTGAAAATCAGGTTATTCCCAAATCCGGCTACAGACTTTGTGCAGATTGAAATACCCAATACCGGGGGCACAATGTACCAGGCCACCCTGAGAGATTTGCAGGGTCGTGAACTCACCGGCAAAATCCTGCGCAACGATGAGGAAAGTGCAAAAGGCGAAATATCCCTTGCTAATTTTGCTGAAGGGATTTACATACTGGAAATAAGAGATGGGCAAAAGGTGTCCTCCTACAGAATCGTGAGAACCGGCAAGTAA